A stretch of the Deltaproteobacteria bacterium genome encodes the following:
- a CDS encoding amidohydrolase, which translates to MERKLIDADGHVLEDETLLDFLEEPYRSCRTQGGIIGPIRQVMGNVFPALDFLHLATFKRSERAFGGGKRVGPEEWVNFLEVSKFETAFLYPTAGLSMGNIVHPDWACVVARAYNNWLHERYMKRSPRLKGMALIPMQDVTEAVNELRRAVKDLGMPGAMLPSRGLPFDLGHRTYWPVYAEAEKLGCALAIHGGCHHGMGLDTFETFVPIHGLGHPLSLIIAFSGMVYHGVFDQFPKLRLGFLEGGAAWATFWMDRMDRSHHYFGELNLRERYKGPSMQKKPSDYVKLPNVYIGCEGGEDGLDYQVKRSGNGHFLFASDFPHEIGPEDILHEIEEVEEYVGLTDEDKTAILGGNARRFYNM; encoded by the coding sequence GCCACGTGCTCGAGGACGAAACTCTCTTAGATTTTCTCGAAGAGCCCTACCGCAGTTGCCGCACCCAGGGCGGCATCATCGGGCCGATCCGCCAAGTTATGGGCAATGTGTTTCCGGCACTGGACTTCCTGCACTTGGCGACGTTCAAGCGCAGCGAGCGCGCCTTCGGCGGCGGCAAGCGCGTCGGCCCGGAGGAGTGGGTCAACTTCTTGGAAGTATCCAAGTTCGAAACCGCATTTCTTTACCCCACCGCCGGCTTGTCCATGGGCAACATCGTCCATCCCGACTGGGCCTGCGTGGTCGCTCGCGCCTATAACAATTGGCTGCACGAGCGCTACATGAAGCGCAGCCCCAGATTAAAGGGAATGGCGCTGATCCCGATGCAGGACGTCACCGAAGCGGTCAACGAGCTGCGCCGAGCGGTAAAAGATCTGGGCATGCCCGGCGCCATGCTGCCGTCGCGCGGCCTGCCCTTCGATCTCGGTCACCGCACCTATTGGCCGGTCTATGCTGAAGCAGAGAAACTCGGCTGCGCCCTCGCCATCCATGGCGGCTGCCATCACGGCATGGGGCTCGACACGTTTGAAACTTTTGTGCCGATCCATGGATTGGGCCATCCGTTGTCTTTGATCATCGCTTTCTCCGGCATGGTTTATCATGGCGTCTTCGATCAGTTTCCCAAACTGCGCCTCGGTTTTCTCGAAGGCGGCGCGGCCTGGGCGACGTTTTGGATGGACCGCATGGACCGCTCGCACCACTACTTTGGCGAATTAAATCTGCGCGAGCGCTACAAAGGCCCGTCGATGCAAAAGAAGCCGAGTGACTATGTCAAGCTTCCTAACGTTTACATCGGCTGCGAAGGCGGTGAAGACGGCTTAGACTACCAGGTCAAGCGCAGTGGCAACGGCCACTTTCTGTTTGCCAGCGACTTCCCGCACGAGATCGGCCCGGAGGACATTCTCCACGAGATCGAAGAGGTCGAAGAGTACGTGGGACTGACGGACGAAGATAAGACAGCTATCTTGGGCGGCAATGCCCGGCGATTTTACAATATGTGA
- a CDS encoding alpha/beta hydrolase: MAPHIHGPLYYERMGRTGPVLAFIHPNPMDQSCWIFQLAHFSTWYRCMAIDVPGYGRSPKASAGLTMDDMAQACWEAIDEIAPGEKAILVGCSVGSSIAPFMFHQRPDKTAALVVCGTGYNPTKEFTKKRIDNYTAEGINYRWRYTFEDMSAAFRTTPLAHYFANMFTERNDMADVETIIHQFRALAQPYPEGHHERIACPMIILTGSEDGSHPGSFALQQRVPNCELKVLPGAGHACQLEQPWLFNRFMIEFLTRHGLFPGK, translated from the coding sequence ATGGCACCACACATTCACGGCCCGCTTTACTACGAACGCATGGGCCGCACCGGACCGGTGCTCGCGTTTATTCATCCCAACCCAATGGATCAGTCGTGTTGGATTTTTCAGCTGGCGCACTTCTCGACCTGGTATCGCTGCATGGCGATCGACGTGCCGGGCTATGGCCGCTCGCCCAAGGCTAGCGCCGGATTGACCATGGACGACATGGCGCAGGCTTGCTGGGAGGCGATCGATGAAATCGCGCCGGGGGAAAAAGCGATTCTAGTCGGCTGCTCGGTCGGCTCGTCGATTGCGCCGTTCATGTTTCATCAGCGCCCGGACAAAACCGCGGCGCTGGTCGTCTGCGGCACGGGTTACAACCCGACCAAAGAATTTACTAAAAAGCGCATCGACAATTACACCGCGGAAGGGATCAACTACCGCTGGCGCTACACCTTCGAGGACATGAGCGCCGCGTTTCGCACCACGCCGCTGGCGCATTACTTCGCCAACATGTTCACCGAGCGCAACGACATGGCTGACGTGGAAACGATCATTCACCAATTCCGCGCGTTGGCGCAGCCCTACCCGGAAGGTCATCACGAGCGCATCGCCTGCCCGATGATTATCTTGACCGGCAGCGAAGACGGCAGCCACCCGGGCAGCTTCGCGCTGCAGCAGCGCGTGCCCAATTGTGAATTGAAAGTGTTACCGGGAGCGGGCCACGCCTGTCAGCTCGAGCAGCCGTGGCTGTTCAATCGATTCATGATCGAGTTTCTGACCAGGCATGGGTTGTTCCCGGGAAAATGA
- a CDS encoding FAD-dependent oxidoreductase: MAQVQNWDYEADVVVIGAGAAGLPAAIKAADGGATVIVVEANYDVGGHAIVSGGNVPLGGGTSAQKKYGIKDSPDIVFSDLTDWTVLENNGWPNYRYNDREVMRAFADHCAPTFEFLLENGVKFKEIAPDNQGGHCLGNTAPRENHAFWTKGAGPESPNARPGTGVIRPLEDSARKKGVRFLLNHQMTGFVREGQKSGRVIGVTAEYRPRIMPGQSTPLKSFRSDGNIDDTKPSCSVRARKAVIVATGGMTSDVNFRRMFDPRLTEVLTVAGEPYSYQDASGERAAMDIGAALWGLVNQTLEVGDQIRTQRVLGTKWNYMNWELESPIFPLVKAVGLTLKDWQNVILVNQVGKRFYDETKGDYPHGNVAGDIDPYTHNDFRNHDKIHFHPNHYNFFNAAVAMNEYSEAPEYSAGPIWAIFDADAVARNKWIVEPPHVDPDGYFFSANTIRELAGKIKSEFQAKPMKGEVLEATVARYNSFVDKGVDEDFSKPTPKYKIEKAPFYAAWGTPNVHDTRAGLRINGNCQVLDMDGKLIAGLYCAGESAGGFNQHGLGRCTTQGFISGMSAAKEK; encoded by the coding sequence ATGGCACAGGTACAGAATTGGGATTACGAAGCCGACGTCGTGGTGATCGGTGCTGGCGCGGCCGGGCTGCCCGCGGCGATCAAAGCGGCCGACGGCGGCGCCACGGTCATTGTCGTCGAGGCGAATTACGACGTTGGCGGCCATGCGATTGTCAGCGGCGGCAACGTGCCGCTCGGCGGCGGCACCAGCGCGCAGAAGAAATACGGCATCAAAGACTCGCCTGATATTGTTTTTTCCGACTTGACCGACTGGACGGTCCTGGAGAACAACGGCTGGCCCAACTACCGCTACAACGACCGCGAGGTGATGCGCGCCTTTGCCGACCACTGCGCGCCGACGTTTGAATTTCTTTTAGAGAATGGCGTGAAGTTCAAAGAAATCGCGCCCGACAACCAGGGCGGCCACTGTTTGGGCAACACCGCGCCACGCGAGAACCACGCGTTTTGGACCAAGGGAGCGGGCCCGGAAAGCCCCAACGCGCGGCCAGGCACCGGCGTGATCAGGCCGTTGGAAGATAGCGCGCGCAAGAAAGGTGTGCGTTTCTTGCTCAACCATCAGATGACCGGCTTCGTGCGCGAAGGGCAGAAATCCGGCCGCGTGATCGGCGTGACCGCCGAGTACAGGCCGCGCATCATGCCCGGCCAGTCGACGCCGCTGAAAAGCTTTCGCTCCGACGGCAACATCGACGATACCAAACCGTCGTGCAGCGTGCGCGCCCGCAAAGCGGTCATCGTTGCCACCGGCGGCATGACCAGCGACGTCAACTTCCGGCGCATGTTCGATCCGCGCTTGACTGAGGTCTTGACCGTCGCCGGCGAGCCCTACAGCTATCAAGACGCCAGCGGCGAGCGCGCCGCCATGGACATCGGCGCGGCGCTGTGGGGACTGGTCAACCAGACCCTGGAGGTTGGCGACCAGATTCGCACCCAACGGGTGCTCGGCACCAAGTGGAACTATATGAACTGGGAGCTGGAGTCGCCGATTTTTCCGCTGGTGAAAGCGGTCGGCCTGACCCTCAAAGATTGGCAGAACGTGATTCTCGTCAACCAGGTTGGCAAGCGTTTTTACGACGAGACCAAGGGTGACTATCCGCACGGCAATGTCGCCGGCGACATCGATCCTTATACGCACAATGACTTTCGCAATCACGACAAGATTCACTTCCATCCCAACCACTACAACTTCTTTAACGCTGCGGTGGCGATGAACGAATATTCCGAAGCGCCGGAGTATTCCGCCGGGCCGATCTGGGCAATCTTCGACGCCGATGCGGTGGCGCGCAACAAATGGATCGTCGAGCCGCCCCACGTCGACCCGGACGGCTATTTTTTCAGCGCCAATACCATTCGCGAATTGGCCGGCAAGATCAAAAGCGAGTTTCAAGCCAAACCGATGAAAGGCGAAGTGCTCGAAGCAACGGTGGCGCGCTACAATTCATTCGTCGACAAGGGCGTCGACGAAGACTTCAGTAAGCCAACGCCGAAATACAAAATCGAAAAGGCGCCCTTCTATGCCGCCTGGGGCACGCCCAACGTGCACGACACCCGCGCGGGCTTGCGCATCAACGGCAACTGCCAAGTCCTCGACATGGACGGCAAATTGATTGCCGGCCTGTACTGCGCCGGCGAAAGCGCAGGCGGCTTCAACCAGCACGGCTTGGGCCGCTGCACGACGCAAGGATTTATTTCCGGGATGAGCGCGGCGAAGGAAAAATAA
- a CDS encoding MEKHLA domain-containing protein: protein MTSVPSEENSYQRDHALRMLASYAHWTGKHLIEPELPPSERARRLFEAPFAALSHNTAADPILNYANRTGLQLFEPSWAELMQTPSRQTAEPMHREERARLLDAVTKRGFIDDYRGIRISKTGRRFLIERATVWNLLDENGAPYGQAATFSQWHYLE from the coding sequence ATGACCTCTGTACCCAGCGAAGAAAATTCTTATCAACGGGACCACGCTCTGCGCATGCTTGCGAGCTATGCTCATTGGACCGGCAAACACCTAATCGAGCCTGAGCTGCCGCCGAGCGAACGAGCGCGGCGGCTCTTCGAAGCGCCCTTCGCAGCCCTATCCCACAATACTGCCGCCGATCCGATCTTGAACTATGCGAATCGTACCGGGTTACAGCTTTTCGAGCCTTCCTGGGCGGAACTCATGCAAACGCCGTCGCGCCAGACTGCTGAGCCCATGCATCGCGAAGAGCGGGCGCGCCTGCTCGATGCCGTTACCAAGCGGGGCTTCATCGACGACTACCGCGGCATTCGTATTTCCAAAACCGGCCGCAGGTTTCTCATCGAGCGAGCGACGGTGTGGAATCTCCTCGATGAAAACGGCGCCCCGTATGGTCAGGCAGCGACTTTCAGTCAGTGGCACTATCTCGAATGA
- a CDS encoding MFS transporter, whose protein sequence is MIFIRHAIDNVIPKLSELFYGWRMVGLSAAMRVLGAGLHSFGFTIFFLPLSQDLHLSRTATSFAFSLARAEGAIEGPLVGHILDRYGPRPVMFAAILLMGFGYLLLSTVDGYAMFLVVYLGMISIAHSGGFMHAPIVLVNSWFIRQRARAITLNSAAFSLGGVLIAPILSVIVLSWGWRIGAAFAGVMFLLIGLPICMAIRRSPESMGLLPDGDPPQPSQAESQRTGAARTPAKEVNVTASDAFRSFTFWTLVFGNAIRNMAYHGISTHFVPIMVWKGMTQAQAAFLLSSFALLGFISTLAFGWFADRMNKPRLVSTILFIAAAGMLLPLFGNSIWILWLFTLLFTCVEATYAVGWAVVGDFFGRTHFAKIRGYMSFFYMWGGVVGPVIAGAIWDRWQTYEPLLWGLIVLFTIAGITFGMLSKKWAALRAPSKSPPGE, encoded by the coding sequence TTGATTTTTATTCGCCATGCCATCGATAACGTGATCCCCAAACTTTCAGAACTATTCTATGGTTGGCGCATGGTCGGACTATCGGCCGCCATGCGCGTGCTTGGCGCCGGTCTACACAGTTTCGGCTTTACGATCTTTTTCCTGCCGTTAAGCCAAGATCTCCACCTGAGCCGCACCGCGACTTCCTTCGCGTTCTCCCTCGCGCGCGCTGAGGGTGCCATCGAAGGGCCCCTTGTCGGGCACATTCTCGACCGCTACGGCCCGCGACCGGTGATGTTCGCGGCCATATTACTGATGGGGTTTGGTTACCTGCTACTTTCTACCGTCGACGGTTACGCGATGTTCCTCGTCGTGTATCTCGGCATGATCTCGATCGCCCACTCCGGTGGCTTCATGCACGCGCCGATCGTATTGGTCAATAGTTGGTTTATTCGCCAGCGCGCCCGCGCGATTACGCTCAACAGCGCGGCTTTCAGTCTGGGCGGAGTTTTGATCGCGCCGATTCTTAGCGTGATTGTCTTGTCCTGGGGTTGGCGCATTGGCGCCGCCTTTGCCGGCGTGATGTTCTTGCTGATCGGCCTTCCGATATGCATGGCGATTCGCCGCTCGCCGGAGAGCATGGGGCTTTTGCCCGACGGCGATCCGCCGCAACCTTCACAAGCAGAGTCGCAGCGCACAGGAGCAGCTCGGACACCAGCCAAAGAAGTGAACGTTACGGCCAGCGATGCGTTTCGCTCGTTTACTTTTTGGACTTTGGTATTCGGCAACGCGATCCGCAACATGGCCTACCACGGCATCTCGACGCATTTTGTGCCGATCATGGTCTGGAAAGGCATGACGCAGGCTCAAGCGGCGTTCTTGCTCAGCTCTTTCGCGCTACTCGGCTTTATCAGCACCTTGGCGTTCGGCTGGTTTGCCGACCGCATGAACAAACCGCGGCTGGTATCGACGATCCTGTTCATCGCTGCCGCCGGCATGTTGCTGCCGCTGTTTGGCAATTCAATCTGGATACTCTGGCTCTTCACACTCCTGTTTACCTGTGTCGAAGCGACCTATGCCGTCGGCTGGGCGGTGGTCGGTGACTTCTTCGGTCGCACCCACTTCGCCAAGATCCGCGGCTACATGAGTTTCTTTTACATGTGGGGTGGCGTCGTCGGGCCGGTGATCGCCGGCGCCATTTGGGACCGCTGGCAAACCTACGAGCCGCTGCTCTGGGGCTTGATCGTCTTGTTTACCATCGCCGGCATCACCTTTGGCATGCTGAGCAAGAAATGGGCAGCATTGCGAGCGCCATCGAAGAGCCCGCCGGGAGAATAA
- a CDS encoding adenylate/guanylate cyclase domain-containing protein produces MTSPSPVDEIVLRQRLSELAAAKAWASPVLPALEHFIRTADDYDLFRVNPIHYGSTAGLSEADAIELFIHAAKVGLFEMDWQLLCAYCPQIAGSFRELDKVHPRFQCEFCNAINEVGLDDYIQVTFTLPEKIRYNIFHHPKALSVEDYYLRYHFAKGFKPPHGMTPEQLVAALSRKFVDIDAHQQCAFDFDISAGRFEVLDLSHNLLLVFFVEGQTAEPQRTQIQLDGGKFLVPNRPTEPRDKVLGEGRFSFRQVADVHPGKHRIEIANRMNELGRFWMIQYPPAFEPHRVEYERFLSGKRLLLTPTFRELYKTQLINEGEGLPVADMTYLFTDLKGSTSLYDTVGDLNAYFLVRQHFEILNKVVSARSGIIVKTIGDAILAAFERSRDAVGAGIEMVQELVRFNRTVSRPLILKVGIHKGRSVAVSLNDRIDYFGQDVNIAARVQGLVEGDEVCISQEVMEAPGVADLVAAHRASADHVQVKGVGQKVAIHRIAIS; encoded by the coding sequence ATGACCAGTCCTTCCCCCGTCGACGAAATAGTCTTACGGCAGCGGCTGTCGGAGTTAGCGGCGGCCAAAGCTTGGGCGTCGCCTGTGCTGCCCGCGCTGGAGCACTTCATTCGCACGGCCGACGATTACGATCTGTTTCGCGTCAACCCGATCCATTATGGCAGCACGGCCGGCCTATCGGAAGCAGACGCTATAGAGCTGTTCATCCATGCGGCGAAAGTCGGTCTGTTCGAGATGGATTGGCAGCTTCTGTGCGCGTACTGTCCCCAGATTGCTGGCAGCTTTCGCGAGCTGGACAAGGTCCATCCGCGCTTTCAGTGCGAGTTCTGCAACGCGATCAATGAGGTGGGGCTCGACGACTATATCCAGGTGACCTTCACGCTTCCTGAAAAGATTCGATACAACATTTTTCACCACCCCAAAGCGCTGTCCGTCGAGGACTATTACCTGCGCTATCATTTCGCCAAGGGCTTCAAGCCGCCGCACGGCATGACCCCTGAGCAGTTGGTCGCGGCTTTGTCGCGAAAATTCGTCGACATCGATGCGCACCAGCAGTGTGCCTTCGACTTTGATATTTCTGCTGGCCGATTCGAAGTGCTCGATCTGAGCCACAACCTGCTCTTGGTTTTCTTCGTGGAGGGGCAAACCGCCGAACCGCAACGGACGCAGATCCAACTCGACGGCGGCAAATTCCTGGTGCCGAACCGGCCAACGGAGCCGCGGGATAAAGTCTTGGGCGAGGGGCGTTTTTCGTTCCGGCAGGTCGCCGACGTCCACCCCGGCAAACATCGAATCGAAATCGCCAATCGGATGAACGAGCTCGGCCGTTTCTGGATGATTCAGTATCCTCCGGCCTTCGAACCGCATCGGGTCGAATACGAACGGTTCTTGTCCGGCAAGAGGCTGCTGCTCACGCCGACGTTTCGCGAGCTGTACAAGACGCAGCTCATTAACGAAGGCGAAGGCTTGCCCGTCGCCGACATGACCTACCTCTTCACCGATCTGAAGGGCTCGACCTCGCTCTACGATACGGTGGGCGATTTGAACGCCTATTTTTTAGTGCGCCAGCACTTCGAGATCCTGAACAAGGTTGTCAGCGCACGCTCCGGCATCATCGTTAAGACGATCGGCGACGCGATTCTCGCGGCTTTTGAACGGTCTCGTGACGCGGTCGGCGCAGGCATCGAGATGGTCCAGGAACTGGTGCGCTTCAATCGGACCGTTTCACGGCCGCTCATCCTGAAGGTCGGCATCCACAAGGGCCGGTCGGTCGCGGTGTCGCTCAATGACCGGATCGATTATTTCGGACAGGACGTAAACATCGCCGCGCGCGTGCAAGGGTTGGTTGAGGGCGACGAAGTGTGTATCAGCCAGGAGGTGATGGAAGCCCCAGGCGTCGCCGATTTGGTCGCAGCGCATCGAGCCTCCGCCGACCATGTGCAAGTGAAAGGCGTCGGGCAAAAAGTGGCGATCCATCGGATCGCTATCAGTTAG
- a CDS encoding ChaN family lipoprotein: MRRPSVGWIPLLGLLNVLSACSASSWQAPLGRDHVLVGRIWDVAAGKFIDRRDLDTRLARADFVLLGEKHDNPDHHRLQADILRTLIGAGRRPAVAFEMYTADDADAIASHLARAPKDAAGLGPAVNWDTSGWPDWAMYQPIAEAALGARQPIIAANLSNSTARKMSRDGQALDASLTRELGLDRPLADPLRARMAADIRHSHCGYGSEASVNAMVEVQRARDAQMARSLIKGATADGAVLIAGSGHGRNDYGVPIYLAAAAGNKRVVSIAFTEVDERAVDPGLYALPEDAGRAPFDYLWFTPRVDNEDPCEKFKAQIERLKKPQ; this comes from the coding sequence ATGCGAAGGCCGTCAGTTGGTTGGATTCCCCTGTTAGGGCTGCTGAACGTTCTGTCGGCATGTTCGGCCTCCTCGTGGCAAGCCCCGCTCGGCCGCGACCACGTGCTTGTCGGTCGTATCTGGGATGTAGCGGCTGGGAAGTTTATCGACCGCCGCGATCTCGATACCCGCTTGGCACGCGCCGATTTCGTGCTGCTCGGTGAGAAGCACGACAATCCCGATCATCACCGTTTGCAAGCTGATATATTACGGACGCTGATTGGGGCTGGGCGAAGACCTGCCGTGGCGTTTGAAATGTACACCGCCGATGACGCCGACGCGATCGCGAGTCATCTGGCGCGAGCACCGAAAGATGCCGCCGGTTTGGGACCGGCAGTGAACTGGGACACGAGCGGCTGGCCGGACTGGGCGATGTACCAACCCATTGCCGAAGCGGCGCTTGGCGCAAGACAGCCGATCATTGCGGCCAATCTGTCGAATAGCACCGCACGGAAAATGAGCCGCGATGGGCAAGCCCTCGATGCGTCTTTGACACGTGAGTTGGGGTTGGATCGGCCGCTAGCCGATCCGCTGCGAGCTAGAATGGCCGCGGACATTCGCCACTCCCATTGCGGCTACGGCTCCGAGGCGAGCGTCAACGCGATGGTCGAAGTGCAGCGCGCCAGAGACGCGCAGATGGCGCGGAGTCTGATCAAGGGCGCCACTGCCGACGGCGCTGTGTTGATCGCTGGATCAGGCCATGGGCGTAATGACTACGGTGTGCCCATCTATCTCGCGGCAGCGGCGGGGAATAAGCGGGTTGTCAGCATTGCTTTTACCGAGGTCGATGAGCGTGCTGTCGATCCAGGACTGTATGCTTTGCCCGAGGACGCGGGCCGCGCGCCCTTCGATTATCTTTGGTTTACCCCGCGCGTCGACAACGAAGACCCCTGTGAGAAGTTCAAAGCGCAGATCGAGCGCCTCAAAAAGCCGCAGTGA